From Montipora foliosa isolate CH-2021 chromosome 6, ASM3666993v2, whole genome shotgun sequence, a single genomic window includes:
- the LOC138008616 gene encoding cyclic GMP-AMP synthase-like receptor, which translates to MAEIADHFERKARFVNQSEAKLIREKLERLVINVLSLVEKRDKRFQSSLIKSGSVYEGVKVGKPDEFDFMIRLNLLTDKASFHPCDKGEGYVKLDLDEYDWREFKDEEGFFNPNLLCRHFKKLVNESSSDAEVPDGLRIQRVRREYFDGSWGPVFSDLLGNSSGQENPSGVMYSETHGPATTLYIDWEGGESYRGLKIGVDLTLSLEYPSSKLPVQLAKLPPEVDMILQKSGFHVVPAGFDVWRISFSMVEQEVLYTSPEGFKACYRVLKIVRDDVSESLGLNPCLVPSYMFKTVLVSHLFTTPGHLWEKDLWSQTIIQILDLVLQGMKRGGIQSFFIPRYNLLSARDRDHKLRQFVVEEMLNQMKGLKMAHTLEEARETKRQIRVLEMVDLWEYMISSALSGKDPTALWNKMFLNIGNVPGSRKFGWFWNQFSDLNTTELDEDAYKRLKEIWNIVEEAFKQLLATLQGELNMLVQKFYIRTCEKKMKYELEHRGVSECQVEQVPIRLIVSEILEDIAECYIEEENSSWANLHKALPPEFTPTCFLSDVADVTEREGSVNGLSLLKQRLKDYLLWVPENYLMTLTVGYVRHIALHAKDILRRKLDYITIPELDLD; encoded by the coding sequence ATGGCTGAAATAGCGGATCATTTTGAGAGAAAAGCAAGGTTTGTGAACCAAAGTGAAGCAAAACTAATCCGAGAAAAACTGGAACGACTGGTGATCAACGTTCTGTCACTGGTGGAAAAGCGAGATAAGCGATTTCAGAGCTCTCTAATCAAAAGCGGAAGTGTCTACGAAGGAGTGAAAGTTGGCAAACCAGATGAATTCGACTTCATGATCAGACTTAACTTGCTTACGGACAAGGCTTCATTTCATCCTTGTGACAAAGGAGAAGGCTACGTGAAGCTCGACCTGGATGAGTACGATTGGAGAGAATTCAAAGATGAGGAAGGCTTCTTCAACCCAAATCTTCTCTGCCGCCATTTTAAGAAGCTCGTCAACGAATCTTCAAGCGATGCCGAAGTACCCGACGGACTCCGAATCCAGCGTGTCCGTCGAGAATATTTCGATGGTTCCTGGGGACCTGTGTTTTCAGACCTGCTAGGAAACAGCAGTGGCCAAGAAAATCCATCTGGTGTGATGTACTCGGAAACGCACGGCCCGGCTACCACACTTTACATAGATTGGGAAGGTGGGGAGAGTTACAGAGGTTTGAAAATAGGGGTTGACTTGACGCTAAGTTTGGAGTACCCTTCATCAAAGCTTCCGGTTCAGCTGGCCAAGCTTCCACCGGAAGTAGACATGATTCTCCAGAAAAGTGGATTTCACGTGGTTCCCGCTGGTTTTGACGTCTGGCGAATCTCATTTTCCATGGTCGAACAAGAAGTTTTGTACACCTCTCCTGAAGGTTTCAAAGCATGCTACCGAGTTCTGAAAATCGTCAGAGATGACGTCTCGGAGAGCCTAGGACTGAACCCGTGCTTAGTTCCATCGTATATGTTCAAGACTGTCCTTGTGTCCCACTTGTTTACAACACCGGGACATCTCTGGGAGAAGGATCTTTGGTCCCAAACGATAATTCAAATCTTAGATCTCGTTTTACAAGGCATGAAGCGAGGAGGAATTCAAAGTTTCTTCATACCGAGGTACAATCTACTTTCTGCGAGGGATCGCGACCATAAGCTGCGCCAGTTTGTGGTGGAAGAGATGCTGAATCAGATGAAGGGTTTGAAAATGGCGCACACTCTAGAGGAAGCTAGAGAAACAAAACGACAGATCAGGGTCTTAGAAATGGTGGACTTGTGGGAATACATGATCTCAAGCGCTCTTAGCGGAAAAGATCCGACTGCCCTGTGGAATAAGATGTTTCTTAACATTGGCAACGTTCCGGGCTCGCGCAAGTTTGGCTGGTTCTGGAACCAATTCTCTGACCTCAATACGACAGAGCTCGATGAAGACGCATACAAGAGATTGAAGGAGATATGGAACATTGTGGAGGAAGCGTTCAAGCAGTTACTGGCCACGTTGCAAGGGGAGCTAAACATGTTGGTCCAGAAGTTCTACATCAGAACTTGcgagaagaaaatgaaataCGAGCTTGAACACAGAGGCGTGTCGGAGTGTCAAGTCGAGCAGGTTCCCATTCGTCTAATTGTCTCTGAGATTTTAGAAGATATTGCAGAATGTTACATCGAAGAAGAGAATTCATCTTGGGCAAATCTTCACAAAGCACTTCCTCCAGAGTTCACCCCAACGTGCTTCTTATCCGACGTTGCGGATGTGACAGAGAGGGAAGGAAGTGTCAATGGCCTTTCACTCCTCAAGCAACGCCTCAAAGACTATCTCTTGTGGGTCCCAGAGAATTACCTCATGACCCTAACTGTTGGTTATGTTCGACACATAGCTTTGCATGCTAAAGACATATTAAGACGGAAACTTGATTACATAACCATACCAGAGTTAGATTTGGATTGA